A genomic region of Acidobacteriota bacterium contains the following coding sequences:
- a CDS encoding phage resistance protein encodes MTTYIKDLIDIPEHVHAGDFVLKLAEGVERADDTLRQYVVTPQLADCFDQALALVRGALTDGTSKGAYLHGSFGSGKSHFMAVLLLLLRNHPGARGVSELAGVVAKHGEWVAGKRFLLVPYHMIGAESMEAAILGHYAAHVRQLHPDAPVPAVFQSEYLFADAQRLRAKMGDDRFFAELNVAAGSPRTGWGTLKGTWNRARFDVAIVAPAGDGERTKLVSALVQTYFESYGEVAQANDAGFVPLEDGLSVMSAHAKALGYDAVILFLDELILWLASRATDAAFVTREGQKLVKLVEYQNTNRPIPLVSFVARQRDLKDLVGEFVTGADQLRFADILNYWEARFSTIRLEDRNLPAIASKRLLAPRTPEGKTLIDAAFDQTTRVRQEVMDILLAGDGDRAMFRQVYPFSPALVQALIAVSSALQRERTALKIMLLLLVEQRDRLTLNDIVPVGDLFDVIAEGDEPFTDVMRKRFGDAKKLYFQKLLPLLERDHEVMLDEVRRGTADAQKTRAFRTDDRLIKTLLLAALVPEVAAFKAITAARLAALNHGTIKSPVPGGEGGIVLAKCRRWAAEVGELRVGDEDPNPTISLQLTGIDIESVMARARVEDNTGSRRRKIKELLFQHFGVSNEGELFERHEFTWRGTRRLCELTFGNVREMTYEAMAGSDDCWRVVIDYPFDEAPHTPLDDLSKVEDLRANEDPARTIVWVPDFLSPAAQKDLATLVMLDEILKETRFDDFVSYLPPVDRQPARMILESQRSQLRQRVTQYMEAAYGLRTPEAGWLDTRSELPLHLCSLDGAFEPRMPAAGTLRQAFEHLLDQALAHQFPGHPEFGTRLSRTNLKKVFDEVVRAVGASENRLAVEQGLRQDMRQIAVPLRLGEMGETHFVRGEHWKTHFLRKHAQEGVQAMTVARLRAWTDDPQALGLPRDVQNLVILVFAAQTDRAFFRSGSAFSPSLDSLPDDVELKTEVLPESGEWNVAVRRAAAIFGVTMAPLLSGQNVAKLAGDVREVARERRDGCRQLVAGLQRASEPERLGVDLRGASRSRNAAVGLALVEQVLAAEGRGLVAALAKAQVPTSEHALGISLKKASDLAAVLEAAEWGILHAACELPDARATEGRAIKAMLALAFEADELATALGSALKTAQAEAVTLIRRVPSPLPVVVAPGGFGPGSVVVDPAPPAGTSRRVVDEGRVTDVMPAEASAEFDKIRDAMKQSRECRLTLSWRVDRVEDRR; translated from the coding sequence GTGACAACGTACATCAAAGACCTCATCGACATCCCCGAACATGTCCACGCGGGCGATTTCGTCCTCAAGCTCGCGGAGGGCGTGGAACGCGCCGACGATACGCTGCGCCAGTACGTCGTCACGCCCCAGCTTGCAGACTGCTTCGACCAGGCCCTCGCGCTCGTGCGCGGGGCGCTGACCGACGGCACGAGCAAGGGCGCCTACTTGCACGGGAGCTTTGGTAGCGGCAAGAGCCACTTCATGGCCGTGCTCCTGCTCCTGCTCCGCAACCACCCGGGGGCCAGGGGTGTTTCAGAACTGGCCGGTGTCGTGGCGAAGCATGGAGAGTGGGTGGCGGGAAAACGTTTCCTCCTCGTCCCGTACCACATGATCGGCGCCGAGTCGATGGAGGCCGCCATCCTCGGGCACTACGCGGCACACGTGCGCCAGCTCCACCCGGACGCGCCCGTTCCTGCCGTCTTCCAGTCGGAGTACCTGTTTGCCGATGCCCAGCGTCTGCGCGCCAAGATGGGCGATGACCGCTTCTTCGCGGAACTCAATGTGGCGGCCGGGTCGCCGCGAACCGGGTGGGGCACGCTGAAGGGAACATGGAACCGCGCGCGTTTCGATGTCGCGATCGTCGCGCCGGCAGGCGATGGCGAGCGGACGAAGCTCGTGTCGGCCCTCGTGCAGACGTACTTCGAGTCCTACGGCGAGGTAGCACAAGCGAACGACGCAGGCTTCGTCCCGCTCGAGGACGGCCTGTCGGTGATGTCGGCCCATGCGAAGGCGCTCGGCTACGACGCCGTGATTCTCTTCCTCGACGAGTTGATTCTCTGGCTCGCCAGCCGCGCGACCGACGCCGCCTTTGTGACCCGCGAGGGGCAGAAGCTGGTGAAGCTGGTCGAATACCAGAACACCAACCGCCCAATCCCGCTCGTGAGCTTCGTCGCCCGACAGCGCGACCTGAAGGATCTGGTCGGCGAGTTCGTCACGGGCGCTGACCAACTCCGCTTCGCCGACATCCTTAACTACTGGGAGGCTCGTTTCTCCACAATCCGCCTCGAGGATCGCAACCTGCCTGCCATTGCCTCGAAGCGCCTCCTTGCTCCCCGCACACCCGAGGGGAAGACGCTCATCGACGCCGCCTTCGATCAGACGACGAGGGTGCGGCAAGAGGTGATGGACATCCTCTTGGCCGGCGATGGCGACCGTGCCATGTTCCGCCAGGTGTATCCGTTCAGCCCCGCGCTCGTGCAGGCGCTGATTGCCGTCTCCTCGGCGCTCCAGCGCGAGCGGACGGCGCTCAAGATCATGCTCCTCCTGCTCGTCGAGCAGCGCGACCGCCTCACGCTCAACGACATCGTCCCGGTGGGCGACTTGTTCGACGTCATCGCCGAAGGCGACGAGCCGTTCACCGACGTGATGCGGAAGCGCTTTGGCGACGCGAAGAAGTTGTACTTCCAGAAGCTGCTGCCGCTGCTCGAACGTGACCACGAAGTGATGTTGGACGAGGTGCGTCGGGGAACGGCGGATGCTCAGAAGACCCGAGCATTCCGCACCGACGACCGTTTGATAAAGACGTTGTTGCTTGCCGCGCTCGTACCGGAAGTGGCCGCGTTCAAGGCGATTACCGCAGCCCGGCTCGCGGCCCTCAACCACGGCACCATCAAGTCGCCCGTTCCTGGTGGCGAGGGGGGCATCGTCCTGGCGAAGTGCAGGCGATGGGCGGCGGAGGTGGGCGAGCTCCGCGTCGGTGACGAGGATCCGAATCCGACCATCTCGCTACAGCTCACGGGAATCGACATCGAGAGCGTCATGGCGCGCGCCCGTGTGGAAGACAATACCGGCAGCCGACGCCGCAAGATCAAAGAGCTACTGTTCCAGCACTTCGGGGTATCGAACGAGGGCGAGCTATTCGAGCGGCACGAGTTCACCTGGCGTGGCACCCGGCGGCTTTGTGAGCTGACGTTCGGAAACGTGCGGGAGATGACCTATGAGGCCATGGCCGGCAGCGACGACTGCTGGCGCGTGGTCATCGACTATCCGTTTGACGAAGCGCCGCATACGCCGCTCGATGACCTGAGCAAGGTCGAGGACCTGCGCGCCAACGAGGACCCTGCCAGGACCATCGTGTGGGTGCCTGATTTCCTGAGCCCGGCCGCGCAGAAGGATCTGGCAACGCTCGTAATGCTGGACGAGATCCTCAAAGAGACGCGGTTTGACGATTTCGTGTCGTACCTGCCGCCGGTCGATCGGCAGCCGGCGCGCATGATACTCGAGAGCCAGCGCAGCCAGCTCCGCCAGCGCGTCACGCAGTACATGGAGGCCGCGTACGGCTTGAGAACGCCAGAGGCCGGCTGGCTCGACACCCGGTCCGAGTTGCCGCTGCACTTGTGTTCGCTCGACGGTGCCTTCGAGCCCAGGATGCCAGCGGCCGGAACGCTGCGCCAGGCGTTCGAGCACCTGCTCGACCAGGCGCTTGCGCACCAGTTCCCTGGCCACCCGGAGTTTGGCACCAGACTATCGAGGACCAACCTCAAGAAGGTGTTCGACGAGGTAGTGCGGGCGGTTGGCGCATCTGAAAACCGTCTTGCCGTCGAGCAGGGCCTGCGCCAGGACATGCGGCAAATCGCCGTCCCGCTGCGGCTGGGAGAGATGGGTGAGACGCACTTCGTGCGCGGCGAGCACTGGAAGACGCACTTCCTTAGGAAGCATGCGCAGGAGGGTGTCCAGGCGATGACCGTCGCGCGGCTTCGTGCCTGGACCGACGATCCGCAGGCGCTCGGCCTGCCTCGGGACGTGCAGAATCTCGTCATCCTGGTCTTTGCCGCCCAGACGGATCGCGCGTTTTTCCGTTCCGGCAGCGCGTTCAGCCCGTCGCTCGACTCGCTGCCAGACGATGTGGAGTTGAAGACGGAGGTGTTGCCGGAGAGCGGCGAGTGGAACGTGGCCGTGAGGCGGGCGGCTGCCATCTTCGGTGTGACCATGGCGCCGCTCTTGAGTGGGCAAAACGTGGCGAAGCTGGCGGGCGACGTGCGCGAGGTGGCGCGCGAGCGGCGCGACGGGTGCCGTCAACTGGTAGCGGGCCTGCAACGGGCCAGCGAGCCAGAGCGCCTGGGTGTGGACTTGCGAGGCGCGAGCAGGAGCCGGAACGCAGCTGTCGGACTAGCGCTCGTGGAGCAGGTGCTCGCGGCGGAAGGGCGCGGTCTGGTGGCCGCGCTTGCGAAGGCTCAGGTGCCGACCAGCGAGCACGCGTTGGGGATCAGCCTGAAGAAGGCGAGCGACCTGGCGGCCGTGCTCGAGGCAGCGGAGTGGGGGATTCTCCACGCGGCGTGCGAGTTGCCCGACGCGCGCGCGACAGAGGGACGGGCGATCAAGGCCATGCTTGCGCTCGCCTTCGAAGCAGACGAACTGGCGACCGCGCTCGGGTCCGCGTTGAAGACGGCGCAGGCGGAGGCGGTAACGCTGATCCGGCGCGTGCCGTCACCGCTACCCGTCGTGGTCGCTCCCGGTGGTTTTGGGCCTGGATCTGTCGTTGTCGATCCGGCACCGCCAGCTGGCACGTCGAGGCGCGTTGTGGATGAGGGACGCGTCACTGACGTAATGCCCGCGGAAGCAAGTGCGGAGTTCGACAAGATCAGAGACGCGATGAAGCAGTCTCGTGAGTGCAGGCTGACGCTGTCGTGGCGTGTAGACCGCGTGGAGGATCGGCGGTGA
- the pglZ gene encoding BREX-2 system phosphatase PglZ, whose product MTPTLTLSPAHVRAEALDALRKRVTHAAPIVVGIRYPGQWSGPSAFETEHGTVSVLCSQSPLEIRERLVDHERTGVPLVILTSLSEQDLGDDVTARLAGRRLRQPDRWRLVADLFKAREVDGRLPPWLVDALVEAAPSSGFPPVASGILDLDTAWRVFLGELLGLRHERPDLQMLIEWTSDASRVERYLRADDAVRQGVSARLEETAGEAARAVLAMVQGGTGADVVPAGLVCLVLYDSNVRGEPTVREAAVRLERFRAGLPMGIEAGERWGRGSRELLAKADPGERRRWVDRADALLVSLGARDWAWVADWSPAGFEQRLTRFAGELGAFVAARASAQDRVAPLKDIESLAHSVGAHDEARTQADRAARAVMALRLVRWIITETADASGTLDQAATSYVRDGAFVDRARMALRDGDEVPAVADAYRALGDGVTVEREKTNRRFAERLAAWPGAGPDEQVLLPIERVLQEVVAPIARSVPVLVAVIDGMTWAIAHELLASLMSRGWSPLAPDGRDPLRAVVGVLPTTTEVCRASLLCGALTRGTGEAERTGFASHSSLVAVSKAKFPPRLFHKGQVGADGHGQLAQDVRDAVASPDVRVVGVVVNAVDDYLHKADQARPRWSLDYLPLLGALLYEARQAGRIVVLTSDHGHVVDAEIGLGGGEDADRWRVTGVALSNGEMMFGGPRVADLSSAWPSGASDRRASAWRHGSLVLAWSERVRYGMRKNGYHGGATPQEVLVPLLVLGTAEMQAPGLQSSIIPIPTWWDPAVAALALQPAVAAVVAAPSPAPVREPPRNLLEVAESPEPPTPAETTQAPAAVVATGQQPGPPWLDALFTSPIYVEQRGQVARLGLADDRVRAVLMALHERGGRMTRPAIGQRLELPPTRLNGLLVAVARLLNLDGQSVIEIDDPSDTVVLNIELMRLQFEV is encoded by the coding sequence GTGACACCGACGCTGACGCTATCGCCGGCGCACGTTCGCGCCGAGGCGCTAGACGCCCTCCGGAAACGCGTGACTCACGCGGCACCGATCGTCGTCGGTATACGCTATCCGGGCCAGTGGAGCGGGCCATCGGCATTCGAGACCGAGCACGGGACGGTTTCCGTGCTCTGCAGCCAATCGCCCCTGGAGATCCGGGAGCGCCTCGTTGATCACGAGCGGACCGGAGTGCCGCTCGTGATCCTGACCAGCCTCAGCGAGCAGGACCTGGGCGACGACGTGACGGCGCGCCTGGCGGGTCGCCGCCTGCGTCAACCCGATCGGTGGCGGCTCGTCGCGGATCTGTTCAAGGCAAGAGAGGTGGACGGCCGGTTGCCTCCCTGGCTGGTTGACGCGCTCGTAGAGGCTGCGCCCTCGTCTGGCTTCCCACCGGTCGCATCGGGGATTCTCGATCTCGATACCGCGTGGCGCGTGTTCCTTGGCGAGTTGCTCGGATTGCGCCACGAGCGTCCCGACCTGCAGATGCTGATCGAGTGGACGAGCGACGCCAGTCGCGTTGAGCGCTATCTGCGGGCCGACGACGCCGTGCGCCAGGGAGTTTCGGCGCGACTCGAAGAGACGGCTGGCGAGGCCGCGCGCGCTGTGCTCGCGATGGTGCAAGGGGGCACTGGTGCCGACGTAGTGCCGGCCGGCCTCGTGTGTCTGGTGTTGTACGACTCGAACGTGCGAGGGGAGCCGACCGTTCGCGAAGCGGCCGTTCGGCTGGAACGCTTTCGGGCCGGACTTCCGATGGGCATCGAGGCGGGCGAACGATGGGGGCGAGGTTCTCGCGAGCTGCTGGCCAAGGCGGACCCAGGTGAACGGCGTCGGTGGGTCGATCGCGCCGATGCCTTGCTGGTATCGCTCGGTGCTCGCGACTGGGCGTGGGTGGCGGACTGGTCGCCAGCAGGGTTCGAGCAAAGGCTCACGCGCTTCGCAGGGGAGTTGGGTGCGTTCGTGGCGGCCCGTGCGTCTGCCCAGGATCGGGTTGCACCGCTCAAAGACATCGAGAGCCTGGCGCACAGTGTCGGAGCGCACGACGAGGCGCGCACGCAGGCGGATAGGGCTGCTCGGGCGGTAATGGCCTTGCGCCTTGTCCGTTGGATCATCACCGAGACTGCTGACGCGTCCGGAACGCTCGACCAGGCGGCCACATCGTACGTGCGAGACGGGGCATTCGTCGACCGGGCGCGCATGGCGCTTCGAGACGGCGATGAAGTGCCCGCCGTGGCCGACGCCTACCGGGCGCTGGGCGACGGCGTGACGGTCGAACGCGAGAAGACGAACCGCCGGTTTGCCGAGAGACTGGCTGCGTGGCCGGGGGCTGGGCCAGACGAGCAGGTGTTGTTGCCGATCGAGCGCGTGCTTCAGGAAGTTGTCGCCCCGATCGCCCGATCTGTTCCCGTGCTCGTGGCTGTCATCGACGGGATGACCTGGGCCATCGCGCACGAACTTCTTGCGAGCCTTATGTCACGCGGCTGGTCGCCGCTCGCTCCCGACGGGCGGGATCCGCTTCGGGCCGTCGTCGGCGTGCTGCCTACCACTACCGAGGTGTGCCGGGCGAGTCTGCTGTGTGGCGCGTTGACCCGGGGTACCGGCGAGGCCGAGCGCACGGGATTCGCCTCGCATTCCTCGCTTGTCGCAGTCTCGAAGGCGAAGTTCCCGCCGCGCCTGTTCCACAAGGGCCAGGTTGGCGCGGATGGACACGGGCAGCTTGCCCAGGATGTGCGCGACGCCGTGGCATCACCGGACGTTCGCGTTGTCGGCGTCGTGGTGAACGCCGTGGACGACTACCTCCACAAGGCGGATCAGGCAAGGCCACGCTGGAGTCTAGACTACCTTCCGCTTCTGGGCGCCCTCCTGTATGAGGCTCGCCAAGCAGGCCGAATCGTCGTTCTCACGAGCGACCACGGTCACGTCGTGGACGCGGAGATCGGCCTTGGTGGCGGTGAGGATGCCGACCGATGGCGCGTGACGGGCGTGGCGCTGTCCAACGGCGAGATGATGTTCGGAGGGCCTCGGGTCGCGGATCTGTCGTCGGCCTGGCCGTCCGGCGCGAGCGACCGTCGGGCGAGCGCTTGGCGCCACGGTTCCCTTGTGCTGGCGTGGAGCGAGCGCGTCCGTTACGGGATGCGCAAGAACGGATATCACGGCGGCGCCACGCCGCAGGAGGTTCTCGTTCCGCTGCTTGTCCTCGGGACCGCAGAGATGCAGGCGCCGGGCCTTCAGTCGTCGATTATTCCGATTCCGACATGGTGGGACCCCGCGGTTGCTGCTCTGGCTCTCCAGCCTGCGGTTGCTGCTGTGGTGGCTGCACCGTCTCCGGCGCCCGTTCGGGAACCGCCTCGAAACTTGTTGGAAGTGGCCGAGTCGCCGGAACCTCCAACGCCAGCCGAGACGACACAGGCCCCAGCCGCGGTCGTAGCCACCGGCCAGCAGCCAGGGCCGCCCTGGCTAGACGCGCTGTTCACATCTCCGATCTACGTGGAGCAGCGGGGCCAGGTCGCGAGGCTTGGACTGGCCGATGACCGTGTGAGAGCGGTCTTGATGGCGCTGCACGAGCGAGGTGGCCGGATGACGCGACCGGCGATTGGCCAGCGCCTGGAGCTTCCGCCTACGCGCCTGAACGGGCTGCTCGTTGCGGTAGCCCGACTCTTGAATCTCGATGGGCAGTCGGTCATCGAGATCGACGATCCGTCGGATACTGTTGTCCTGAACATCGAGCTCATGAGACTGCAGTTCGAGGTGTGA
- the brxD gene encoding BREX system ATP-binding protein BrxD, producing the protein MSLSAQRRHDLLDALRRGTVPQSSLDVLAVGLEPFETALQAELDTAARGGAVFKAVRGEYGSGKTFLARWLQETGRRRGFASAEVQISETETPLHRVETVYRRLMERLSTAAVSSGALRSVVDGWFFALEQDVLAEGVIAEADGAGLLARTNELMEQRLAGITRTAPGIAAALRAYRAAIAAGERAVADGLVAWISGQPNVGAAIKRSAGIKGDIDHFGALSALQALLVMLRDSGHAGLVAVLDEVETLQRMRGDVRDRSLNALRQLADEVDAGRFPGLYLLITGTPAFFDGPQGISRLTPLAQRLHVDFATDARFDNPRAVQIRLQAFTHDRLMELGRKVRDIFADGGSHNERIRAVVDDAYLHDLANTVTGSLGGKVGIVPRIFLKKLVVDILDRVDQFPDFDPRRHYALTIGSQELTPAERSARGASSPDEVEIDL; encoded by the coding sequence ATGAGCCTGAGTGCGCAACGTCGACATGACCTACTCGACGCGCTTCGACGCGGGACCGTGCCCCAGTCGAGTCTGGACGTACTTGCCGTAGGTCTCGAGCCGTTCGAAACGGCGCTGCAGGCGGAACTCGACACGGCGGCACGGGGCGGCGCCGTGTTCAAGGCGGTGCGCGGGGAGTACGGAAGCGGCAAGACGTTCTTGGCCAGATGGCTCCAGGAGACTGGGCGGCGGCGTGGGTTCGCGAGTGCCGAGGTGCAGATCTCGGAGACCGAGACGCCCCTGCACCGGGTGGAAACGGTGTACCGGCGCCTGATGGAGCGGCTGTCCACGGCTGCTGTGTCGTCAGGCGCGCTTCGGTCGGTGGTGGATGGCTGGTTCTTTGCGCTCGAGCAGGACGTGCTGGCCGAGGGTGTCATTGCCGAGGCCGACGGCGCAGGCTTGCTCGCTCGCACCAACGAACTGATGGAACAGCGACTGGCCGGCATCACTCGGACTGCACCCGGGATCGCCGCAGCACTGCGAGCCTACCGTGCAGCCATTGCGGCGGGGGAGCGGGCCGTGGCGGACGGTCTGGTCGCCTGGATATCCGGGCAACCGAACGTCGGCGCCGCGATCAAGCGCAGCGCAGGCATCAAGGGAGACATCGACCATTTCGGCGCGCTGAGCGCCCTGCAGGCCCTCCTCGTCATGCTGCGCGACTCTGGTCACGCCGGCCTCGTGGCGGTGCTCGACGAGGTCGAGACGCTACAGCGGATGCGTGGCGATGTACGCGATCGTAGTCTCAACGCCCTGCGGCAACTCGCAGATGAGGTGGATGCTGGCCGATTCCCAGGTCTCTACTTGTTGATTACCGGTACGCCGGCCTTCTTCGACGGCCCACAAGGGATCTCGCGCCTGACACCTCTCGCGCAACGGCTGCACGTCGACTTCGCGACCGATGCTCGATTCGACAATCCGCGGGCGGTGCAGATTCGACTACAGGCCTTCACGCACGACCGGTTGATGGAACTAGGGCGAAAGGTCAGGGACATCTTTGCCGATGGCGGCTCGCACAACGAGCGGATACGGGCCGTTGTGGACGACGCCTATCTTCACGACCTGGCCAACACCGTGACCGGTTCGCTCGGAGGCAAGGTCGGCATCGTGCCGCGCATCTTTCTCAAGAAGCTCGTCGTTGACATTCTCGACCGTGTCGACCAGTTTCCCGACTTCGACCCGCGGCGCCACTACGCCCTGACGATTGGTTCCCAGGAACTCACGCCCGCGGAACGGTCTGCGCGGGGTGCTTCGTCGCCCGACGAAGTTGAAATCGATCTGTGA
- a CDS encoding DEAD/DEAH box helicase — translation MSTFDRLHPAVQHHVVNSLGWRDLRPLQLEAIDPLLDGAHALLVAPTAGGKTEAAVLPVLSRMLAEHWSGLSVLYLCPLRALLNNLEPRLAHYCGLVGRRVALWHGDIGSTVRRHILDDPPDLLLTTPESLEVMLVSQRVEHRPLFGDLRVVIVDEVHAFGSDDRGWHLLAVLERLRRLAGREPQRIGLSATVGNPDALLEWLAGAATGERVVVRGGAGFDAAAEVSIDFVGNDANAATVIAALHRGEKRLVFCDSRSGAETIASALRAKGTQTFVSHSSLSADERRQTEQAFAESSSCVIVATSTLELGLDIGDLDRVIQIDAPGKVASFLQRLGRTGRRAGTVRNCLFLARDTGALVRAVALRQLWADGYVERIEAPASPMHLLAQQIMALCLQERGLPAGDWPAWIGRHRGFAAMTPGERDEVIRFMLERQYLFEDGGVWSLGTEAEREFGWRHFMDLVSAFTSEGLFSVLHGELELGSVHHLTFALGREGNTVLLLGGRSWAVERVDWAARVAYVVPTDAPGKSRWLGDGVPLGFDLCRMIARVVAGRVNLPAAALTRRGRKAFEEALSEFAWNDGQGTSLRMRGDGLVEWWTFAGARANASLAASLGVAGLAAPQHDNFSIRLAADGMSQAAMAIDRLKSGATSIVLPAVTDDAIAGLKFSSCLPDHLARLVLQRRAEDSEAVGWVLKQPVATIESA, via the coding sequence GTGAGCACCTTCGACCGCCTGCACCCCGCCGTACAACACCACGTCGTCAACTCTCTAGGATGGCGCGACCTTCGCCCTCTTCAGCTCGAAGCCATCGATCCTCTTCTTGATGGTGCACACGCGCTACTTGTCGCGCCCACAGCCGGCGGCAAGACCGAAGCTGCGGTGCTGCCCGTGCTGTCGAGAATGCTAGCGGAGCATTGGTCCGGTCTGTCCGTTCTCTACCTGTGCCCGCTGCGAGCGCTTTTGAACAATCTGGAACCACGCCTCGCTCACTATTGCGGTTTGGTTGGGCGGCGAGTCGCACTTTGGCACGGCGACATCGGTTCAACCGTGCGACGGCACATCCTCGATGACCCGCCTGATCTGCTGCTGACGACGCCAGAGTCGCTCGAGGTGATGCTCGTCAGCCAGCGCGTCGAGCACCGGCCGTTGTTCGGCGACCTGCGAGTCGTGATTGTCGACGAGGTGCACGCATTTGGGAGTGATGATCGCGGATGGCACTTGCTCGCCGTCCTCGAGCGGTTGCGTCGGCTGGCCGGACGAGAGCCGCAGCGAATTGGACTGTCCGCGACCGTCGGAAATCCCGACGCCTTGCTGGAGTGGCTGGCCGGCGCGGCCACGGGTGAGCGGGTTGTCGTGCGCGGAGGGGCCGGCTTCGATGCCGCGGCTGAAGTAAGTATCGACTTCGTCGGCAACGATGCGAACGCCGCGACCGTGATTGCCGCGCTTCATCGAGGCGAGAAGCGGCTCGTATTTTGCGACAGTCGGTCGGGGGCGGAGACCATCGCGTCCGCGCTACGCGCAAAGGGAACGCAGACGTTCGTGTCCCATAGCTCGCTCAGCGCCGACGAGCGACGGCAGACCGAGCAGGCGTTCGCGGAGTCGTCTAGTTGCGTCATTGTCGCGACCAGCACGCTCGAACTCGGGCTTGACATCGGTGATCTCGACCGTGTCATTCAGATCGACGCACCCGGAAAGGTCGCGTCCTTCTTGCAGCGGCTCGGTCGAACAGGCCGACGCGCCGGGACGGTCCGCAATTGCCTCTTCCTCGCTCGCGACACCGGGGCGCTTGTTCGCGCGGTAGCGCTCCGTCAGCTATGGGCAGACGGTTATGTCGAGCGCATCGAGGCTCCAGCCTCGCCGATGCACTTGCTGGCGCAGCAGATCATGGCGTTGTGCCTACAGGAGCGCGGGCTCCCGGCGGGAGACTGGCCGGCTTGGATCGGGCGACACCGTGGCTTCGCGGCGATGACGCCAGGCGAGCGCGACGAGGTCATCCGCTTCATGCTCGAGCGACAGTACCTCTTCGAGGACGGCGGGGTCTGGTCGCTTGGGACCGAGGCCGAGAGGGAGTTCGGTTGGCGGCACTTCATGGACCTGGTGTCGGCGTTCACCTCCGAGGGGCTGTTCTCCGTTCTTCACGGCGAGCTTGAACTCGGCTCGGTGCATCACCTGACATTTGCGTTGGGCCGCGAGGGCAACACCGTCTTGCTGCTGGGCGGTCGGTCGTGGGCTGTGGAGCGCGTGGATTGGGCGGCTCGGGTTGCTTACGTCGTGCCGACCGATGCTCCTGGCAAGTCGCGCTGGCTCGGTGACGGCGTGCCGCTTGGCTTCGACCTCTGCCGAATGATCGCGCGCGTCGTCGCTGGACGCGTGAACCTGCCTGCCGCCGCACTGACGCGCCGAGGCCGGAAGGCTTTCGAGGAAGCACTTAGCGAGTTCGCCTGGAATGATGGGCAGGGCACCAGCCTCCGAATGCGAGGCGATGGGTTGGTGGAGTGGTGGACCTTTGCCGGCGCGCGCGCCAACGCGAGCTTGGCGGCATCGCTAGGCGTGGCTGGTCTGGCGGCGCCGCAACATGACAACTTCTCGATCCGGCTGGCGGCGGACGGTATGTCCCAGGCCGCGATGGCCATCGACCGGCTCAAGAGCGGAGCCACGTCGATCGTCCTGCCAGCGGTGACAGACGACGCCATCGCCGGCCTCAAGTTCTCGTCCTGTCTCCCTGACCATCTTGCGCGACTGGTGCTTCAGCGCCGCGCGGAGGACTCGGAGGCGGTGGGGTGGGTACTCAAGCAGCCGGTGGCGACCATCGAATCCGCGTAG
- a CDS encoding retron St85 family RNA-directed DNA polymerase, translating into MNLRDYLASALLLPAPYLDAISRSASRRYKRLFLPKRDGSKREVFHPSRELKLLQRWLAETVVSKFPVHPAATAYRPGLGIRQNAERHLENRFLLRLDLKEFFPSIQEDDIRAFLALQSSVEGATTVWDEDSVGFFLGIVLKDRRLCIGAPSSPALSNAVCIELDRNLDALASGLDGTYSRYADDLFFSTNRIGELGAVERRVAEILRRLSYPRGLALNRDKTRYSSMKTRRAVTGVVLTCERQASSRHCSLGRKRKRLLRGMIHRLESLDMQERLYLAGWLAHAKSLEPDFINRLVLKFGSDRIIGSMNMNWKPAV; encoded by the coding sequence ATGAATCTGCGGGATTATCTTGCGTCCGCACTGTTGCTACCCGCTCCGTACCTCGATGCTATCTCTCGGTCAGCGAGCAGACGCTACAAACGGCTGTTCCTTCCTAAACGAGATGGTTCCAAACGCGAGGTGTTCCATCCATCTCGGGAGCTCAAATTACTGCAACGTTGGCTAGCAGAAACCGTCGTCTCGAAATTTCCAGTTCATCCAGCTGCGACCGCATACAGACCGGGTCTCGGGATTCGGCAGAACGCGGAACGCCACCTCGAGAACAGATTCCTGCTGCGCCTGGACCTCAAGGAGTTCTTTCCTTCGATTCAAGAAGATGACATACGCGCGTTCCTCGCACTCCAGTCGAGTGTGGAGGGAGCCACAACTGTGTGGGACGAGGACAGCGTCGGGTTCTTCTTGGGCATTGTCCTGAAGGACCGAAGGCTGTGTATTGGGGCACCATCGTCGCCAGCCCTCTCGAACGCAGTGTGCATTGAGTTGGACCGGAATCTTGATGCTCTTGCAAGCGGACTGGATGGGACGTACTCACGATACGCTGACGACCTGTTCTTTTCCACGAATAGGATCGGCGAGCTAGGGGCCGTGGAACGGAGGGTTGCCGAGATTCTCCGTCGCCTGTCGTACCCGCGCGGGTTGGCCTTGAATAGGGACAAGACTCGGTACTCGTCGATGAAGACACGGCGAGCGGTGACCGGCGTGGTCCTGACCTGTGAGCGTCAGGCTTCAAGTAGACACTGTTCGTTGGGTCGGAAGCGAAAACGACTGCTCCGAGGGATGATTCACCGCCTGGAGTCGCTCGACATGCAGGAAAGGCTCTACCTAGCAGGATGGCTAGCTCATGCAAAGAGTCTTGAGCCCGACTTCATTAATCGACTCGTTCTTAAGTTCGGCAGCGATCGGATCATTGGCTCGATGAACATGAATTGGAAGCCCGCAGTGTAG